In Eulemur rufifrons isolate Redbay chromosome 29, OSU_ERuf_1, whole genome shotgun sequence, one DNA window encodes the following:
- the SOSTDC1 gene encoding sclerostin domain-containing protein 1, translated as MLPPAIHFYFISLACILMKSCLAFKNDATEILYSHVVKPVPAHPSSNSTLNQARNGGRHFSNTGLDRNTRVQVGCRELRSTKYISDGQCTSISPLKELVCAGECLPLPVLPNWIGGGYGTKYWSRRSSQEWRCVNDKTRTQRIQLQCQDGSTRTYKITVVTACKCKRYTRQHNESSHNFESVSPAKPDQHHRERKRASKSSKHSMS; from the exons ATGCTTCCTCCTGccattcatttctatttcatttcccTTGCATGCATCCTAATGAAAAGctgtttggcttttaaaaatgatgccaCAGAAATCCTTTATTCACATGTGGTTAAACCTGTTCCAGCACACCCCAGCAGCAATAGCACGTTGAATCAAGCCAGAAATGGAGGCAGGCATTTCAGTAACACTGGACTGGATCGAAACA CTCGGGTTCAAGTGGGTTGCCGGGAACTGCGTTCCACCAAATACATCTCTGATGGGCAGTGCACCAGCATCAGCCCTCTGAAGGAGCTGGTGTGTGCTGGCGAGTGCTTGCCTCTGCCAGTGCTCCCCAACTGGATCGGAGGAGGCTACGGAACCAAGTACTGGAGCAGGAGGAGCTCCCAGGAGTGGAGGTGTGTCAATGACAAAACACGTACCCAGAGGATCCAGCTTCAGTGCCAAGATGGTAGCACACGCACTTACAAAATCACAGTAGTCACTGCCTGCAAGTGCAAGAGGTACACCCGGCAGCACAACGAATCCAGTCACAACTTTGAGAGTGTGTCGCCTGCCAAGCCAGACCAGCATCACAGAGAGCGGAAAAGAGCCAGCAAATCCAGCAAGCACAGCATGAGTTAG